The Sagittula stellata E-37 sequence GACCATCGCCATCACTATAATGAAGGCACAGGCTTCGGGATGTTCGGGCGGAGCCTCGCCGGAACACACCGACGCGCGCGATCCAGCGGCTCTGCGCCCGGACCGTATCGGCCGGAGGCGGCATAACACCATCCATGACGACAACGCTCACATTGCCCTCGGCATGAAAAATAGACGTGGATTGGCCCGCCAGGTTGCGTGTCCGAAGACCCCGGACTTTCAGGCGCTTACGATCGTCATGCCCCAAAATGCACTTTGCCCGAATAGTCGTGCAACCGAATGCCGCTTTGTCGGTTGGTTCGAAAAGAAAAGCAGGGATGGGACGAAGGGTTGCGGCGCATTTCAGTTCTGACGGCGGGATTGCTGCTGTCCGGTTGCAGCGGACGGCACAACTGGCTGTCGTCTGCGGGCGAGGAAGCGCAGACCATCGAACCCCTGTTCTGGACGGTCGTGGCGGGTGCCGCCCTGATCTGGACGCTGGTTGTGGGCGCCGCTGTCTTTGCCCACCGCGCCGAGGCCAAGCCGCACCGCGAACAGCAGGCTCGCCGCTTCATCATCTGGGGCGGCGCTGTCCTGCCCACAGTGGTGGTCGGCGCCCTGTTGATCTGGGGCCTGTTCATCCTGCGCGACCTCGTGGCCGACGAAGGCGACCTGACCGTCCGGGTGGACGGCGAACGCTGGTGGTGGCGCGTGATCTACGAGACCCCGGAAGGCGAGGTCTTCACCGCCAATGAGATCCGCATGCCGCTGGGAAAGACGACGCTCTTCCGCCTGACCGCGGACGACGTGATCCATTCCTTCTGGGTGCCCGCGATGGGCGGCAAGATGGACATGATCCCAGGCCGCGAAACCAAGCTGACCCTGACACCCACGAAACTGGGAAGCTGGGGCGGGCTCTGCGCGGAATACTGCGGCGGCGCGCACGCCCTGATGCGCTTCGACGCCGTGGTGATGGAGCCGGAAGCCTTCGACGCCTGGCTGCAGAACGAATCCTCCCCCGCCCGGATCACGGAGGGCGATCCCGGCTGGGAG is a genomic window containing:
- the coxB gene encoding cytochrome c oxidase subunit II, which produces MRRISVLTAGLLLSGCSGRHNWLSSAGEEAQTIEPLFWTVVAGAALIWTLVVGAAVFAHRAEAKPHREQQARRFIIWGGAVLPTVVVGALLIWGLFILRDLVADEGDLTVRVDGERWWWRVIYETPEGEVFTANEIRMPLGKTTLFRLTADDVIHSFWVPAMGGKMDMIPGRETKLTLTPTKLGSWGGLCAEYCGGAHALMRFDAVVMEPEAFDAWLQNESSPARITEGDPGWEVFLDEGCGACHTLRGTEAVGQVGPDLTHLASRERLGAGIYDMTPENMARWITDLDAMKPDIDMPAYPYLSGDRLDALVSFLMSLK